In a genomic window of Plectropomus leopardus isolate mb chromosome 6, YSFRI_Pleo_2.0, whole genome shotgun sequence:
- the LOC121943866 gene encoding LHFPL tetraspan subfamily member 2a protein-like, whose amino-acid sequence MCHVIVTCRSMLWTLLSIIVAFAELIAFMSSDWLLGFPRSSASGAGVDSGEYRPSLGLYSRCLRVGARGVGVSCGSYARTFGEVASGFWQAAMLFLAAGMLVLGVVACISIFSLCFQSILRKSIFNICGLLQAIAGLLLMVGLMLYPAGWGSEKVIGYCGPEASPFRPALCSLGWAFYAAIGGTLGSFLCAVLSAQAEIATSSDKVQEEIEEGKSLICLL is encoded by the exons ATGTGCCATGTTATTGTAACATGCCGCTCCATGCTCTGGACGCTGCTCAGTATTATAGTGGCCTTTGCTGAGCTCATTGCCTTCATGAGCTCGGATTGGCTGTTGGGTTTCCCTCGGTCCAGCGCGAGTGGGGCGGGAGTGGACTCGGGGGAGTACAGACCATCTCTCGGCCTGTACAGCCGCTGCCTGCGCGTCGGGGCACGGGGAGTCGGGGTCAGCTGTGGGTCCTATGCGAGGACATTTGGAGAAGTAGCCAGTGGCTTCTGGCAGgccgccatgttgtttctggCAGCAGGGATGTTGGTGCTCGGAGTAGTGGCCTGCATCTCCATCTTCAGCCTGTGCTTCCAGAGCATCCTGAGGAAGAGCATTTTCAACATCTGCGGACTGCTTCAGGCCATCGCAG GCCTGCTGCTGATGGTGGGCCTCATGCTGTACCCTGCCGGTTGGGGTTCAGAGAAGGTGATCGGTTACTGCGGCCCAGAGGCCTCGCCCTTTAGGCCGGCTCTGTGCTCGCTCGGCTGGGCGTTCTATGCAGCGATAGGAGGGACGCTGGGGTCCTTCCTGTGTGCTGTTTTGTCTGCGCAGGCTGAGATTGCCACCTCCAGCGATAAGGTTCAGGAGGAGATCGAGGAGGGGAAGAGTCTGATCTGCCTGCTGTGA